The Caulifigura coniformis genome includes a region encoding these proteins:
- a CDS encoding type II toxin-antitoxin system VapC family toxin produces the protein MSVLVDTNVLLRVAQLASPHHLVAKTALLRLAENGVELTLVPQVIYEFWGVATRPIESNGLGMDVRAAERSVQQLIQDYRLLKDERGVFDQWLLQVTSQGVRGKTAHDARLIAAMLRHGVSNLLTFNAADFVRFKSVMTYTPADVLGGRIPA, from the coding sequence ATGAGCGTGTTGGTGGACACCAATGTGCTGCTGCGTGTCGCGCAGTTGGCCAGTCCACATCACCTGGTTGCCAAGACGGCTCTGCTGAGGCTGGCCGAGAACGGCGTCGAGCTCACACTTGTTCCGCAGGTGATTTACGAATTCTGGGGCGTTGCCACGCGGCCGATCGAATCAAACGGGCTCGGCATGGATGTTCGGGCGGCCGAACGTTCCGTGCAGCAGTTGATTCAGGATTATCGATTGCTGAAAGATGAGCGAGGCGTCTTTGATCAATGGCTGTTGCAGGTGACGAGCCAAGGTGTGCGCGGCAAGACGGCCCATGACGCACGTCTGATCGCTGCGATGCTGCGACACGGCGTTTCCAACCTGCTGACATTCAACGCTGCCGACTTTGTGCGATTCAAGAGTGTTATGACCTACACGCCGGCAGACGTTCTCGGCGGCCGGATTCCCGCCTGA
- a CDS encoding putative hydro-lyase, with protein sequence MDKSKLTTGELVRHACREGRLTGQTAGLAKGYTQANLLIVPQDYAFEFLLYAQRNPKPCPVLEVVEAGQVRPRLFAPEADLRTDFPRYRVWRNGELVGEPTDILDVWREDFVSFLIGCSFTFEAAMMDAGLPVRHIELDRNVPMYRTNRPCEPAGRFSGPMVVSMRPLSPLAAIQATTITSRFPGVHGAPVHIGDPAAIGIRDINRPDYGEQVEIRAGEVPVFWACGVTPQAALLAAKPPIAMTHAPGCMFVTDRKDAELTIG encoded by the coding sequence CTGGACAAATCGAAGCTCACCACCGGGGAACTTGTGCGACACGCCTGCCGTGAAGGCCGGCTGACGGGGCAGACCGCCGGACTCGCGAAAGGCTATACCCAGGCGAATCTCCTGATTGTCCCGCAGGACTATGCCTTCGAGTTCCTCCTGTACGCCCAGCGGAATCCAAAGCCCTGCCCGGTGCTCGAAGTCGTCGAGGCCGGCCAGGTGCGTCCCAGGCTGTTCGCCCCCGAGGCCGATCTCCGGACCGATTTCCCCCGGTATCGTGTCTGGCGAAATGGCGAACTCGTCGGCGAGCCGACCGACATCCTCGACGTCTGGCGCGAAGATTTCGTGTCGTTTCTGATCGGCTGCTCGTTCACGTTCGAAGCCGCCATGATGGACGCGGGGCTGCCCGTCCGGCACATCGAACTCGACCGCAATGTGCCGATGTACCGCACGAATCGGCCCTGTGAGCCGGCCGGTCGGTTCTCCGGACCGATGGTCGTCTCGATGCGACCATTGTCCCCGCTCGCCGCGATCCAGGCGACGACCATCACATCGCGGTTCCCGGGAGTGCACGGGGCCCCGGTCCACATCGGCGACCCGGCCGCGATCGGCATTCGCGACATCAACCGGCCCGACTACGGCGAGCAAGTGGAGATTCGCGCTGGCGAAGTTCCGGTCTTCTGGGCCTGCGGCGTCACCCCCCAGGCCGCCCTGCTGGCGGCGAAGCCCCCGATCGCCATGACGCACGCCCCGGGCTGCATGTTCGTGACCGACCGCAAAGACGCAGAACTCACGATCGGCTGA
- a CDS encoding sensor histidine kinase — protein sequence MNEPLPPPTDAPDPDFRRLFEGCPNRYMVMTPGWIIVAMTDSYLRTTMTRREDMVGRHALEVFPENPDDTPQRHPDDPTCRGAEMILESMQRVIDTGTPELMPFHKYDIRRPQSEGGEYEEHYWSIMNSPIFGADGKVEFVVHRVEDVTTLVRSRESALEQERRSAALEQRASHLELDVAIRSAELQKANRELHQTNVELNAVRADLERRVELRTADLKRRNQALEEIAYAASHDLQEPLRAVAGYCQLLLMDYAAALPAEAADYLQKAAVGAHRMSAMIRGILQFARMPKDTQSFSSIDANTVLAETLISLESAISESHATIVPGDLPTICSDPVLLTQVFQNLIGNSIKYCGERPPVIRIDAQKTGQEWVFSVADKGIGIPADSRDRVFAIFQRLKSPGSVPGTGIGLSLCRQIVEHHGGRIWIEGEPGEGTTVRFTIPIRDA from the coding sequence ATGAACGAGCCACTTCCACCGCCAACGGATGCTCCAGATCCCGATTTTCGCCGCCTGTTTGAAGGCTGCCCGAATCGATACATGGTGATGACGCCGGGATGGATCATCGTGGCGATGACCGACTCCTATCTCCGCACGACAATGACCAGACGTGAGGACATGGTCGGCCGCCACGCGCTGGAAGTCTTCCCGGAAAACCCGGACGACACCCCCCAGCGACATCCTGACGACCCGACCTGTCGCGGCGCGGAAATGATCCTGGAGTCGATGCAGCGCGTCATCGACACCGGGACTCCCGAGCTCATGCCCTTCCACAAATACGACATCCGACGCCCGCAGTCGGAAGGAGGCGAGTACGAGGAGCATTACTGGAGCATCATGAATTCCCCGATCTTCGGGGCCGACGGGAAAGTCGAGTTTGTCGTCCACCGGGTTGAGGACGTGACGACGCTGGTCCGCAGCCGCGAGTCGGCACTCGAGCAGGAGCGCCGTTCGGCCGCGCTCGAACAGCGCGCCAGCCATCTCGAACTCGATGTCGCGATCCGCTCGGCCGAACTGCAGAAGGCCAATCGCGAGCTGCATCAGACGAACGTCGAACTCAACGCGGTTCGAGCAGACCTGGAGCGTCGCGTCGAACTTCGAACGGCCGATCTCAAGCGGCGAAACCAGGCGCTCGAGGAAATCGCCTATGCCGCTTCGCACGACCTCCAGGAGCCGCTGCGGGCCGTCGCCGGGTACTGCCAGCTGTTACTGATGGATTACGCAGCCGCCTTGCCGGCCGAGGCGGCCGACTACCTGCAGAAGGCAGCCGTCGGTGCGCACCGGATGTCAGCCATGATCCGGGGCATCCTGCAGTTCGCCCGGATGCCGAAAGACACGCAGTCGTTCAGTTCAATTGACGCGAACACCGTCCTCGCCGAGACGCTGATCAGTCTCGAATCCGCGATCTCCGAAAGCCACGCGACAATCGTGCCGGGCGACCTTCCCACGATCTGCTCCGACCCGGTTCTCCTGACCCAGGTCTTTCAGAACCTGATCGGAAACTCCATCAAGTACTGCGGAGAACGACCGCCGGTCATCCGCATCGACGCTCAGAAGACCGGACAGGAATGGGTCTTTTCCGTCGCGGACAAAGGAATCGGAATTCCGGCCGATTCCCGGGATCGCGTTTTCGCCATTTTCCAACGCTTGAAGTCGCCCGGCAGCGTTCCCGGGACCGGGATCGGGTTGTCACTCTGCCGGCAGATCGTCGAGCACCATGGAGGACGGATCTGGATCGAAGGGGAACCGGGGGAAGGAACGACCGTCCGCTTCACGATTCCGATCCGCGACGCATGA
- a CDS encoding MFS transporter — protein MTLEPELQPESSGQSYAWTVVLLLVPVALLNYLDRQMLAAMKSSMMEDIPDIGTAERWGLVLGWFKWVYAALSPLGGYIADRFSRRHVIAASLFVWSAVTWATGHVSTYNELIAARAIMGVSEAFYIPAALALIADFHPGRTRSRAIGFHQMGIYLGIIVGGQSGYVADSPDYGWRWAFSCAGLVGILYALPLFTMLRNPPRELSGEEKGMSPGGVLRELFSNSGFLLMVLYFTLPAMAGWVIKDWGPDILKQKFDLSQGTSGSLATFYVQIPSLIGVLLGGFLADHLMRRTVRGRIYISAVGMTMFLPALLGIGQTASLNFALGFLVLYGLGWGFFDCNNMPILSQVVRPELRATGYGIMNLVSISCGGIADWQFGKLRDQGYSLGLIFGVFAAVALISVVLVLMIRPRTDLDRTQPV, from the coding sequence ATGACGTTGGAGCCGGAACTTCAGCCCGAGTCGAGCGGGCAAAGCTACGCGTGGACTGTCGTCCTGCTTCTGGTGCCTGTGGCACTCCTGAATTATCTCGATCGCCAGATGCTTGCGGCGATGAAGTCGTCCATGATGGAGGACATCCCGGATATCGGGACGGCCGAACGCTGGGGGCTCGTCCTCGGATGGTTCAAGTGGGTTTATGCGGCCCTCAGCCCTCTGGGGGGATACATCGCCGACCGCTTCAGCCGCCGCCATGTGATCGCCGCCAGCCTGTTCGTGTGGTCGGCCGTGACGTGGGCGACCGGGCATGTCAGCACCTACAACGAGCTGATCGCTGCGCGAGCCATCATGGGAGTCAGCGAGGCGTTCTATATCCCCGCGGCCCTCGCCCTCATCGCCGACTTTCATCCCGGCCGGACCCGGTCGCGGGCCATCGGTTTTCACCAGATGGGGATCTACCTGGGGATCATCGTTGGCGGCCAGTCCGGCTATGTCGCAGACTCGCCCGACTACGGCTGGCGCTGGGCGTTCAGCTGCGCAGGGCTGGTCGGCATTCTCTACGCCCTGCCACTGTTCACGATGCTGCGGAACCCGCCGCGCGAGCTGTCTGGCGAAGAGAAGGGGATGTCGCCCGGCGGCGTGCTGAGGGAACTGTTTAGCAACAGCGGCTTTCTCCTGATGGTTCTGTACTTCACGTTGCCCGCGATGGCGGGGTGGGTCATCAAGGACTGGGGACCGGATATCCTCAAGCAGAAGTTCGACCTCTCGCAGGGGACGTCCGGAAGTCTGGCGACGTTCTACGTCCAGATTCCTTCGCTGATTGGCGTGCTTCTTGGTGGGTTCCTGGCCGATCATCTGATGCGTCGGACGGTTCGTGGCCGCATTTACATCAGCGCGGTGGGGATGACGATGTTCCTGCCCGCGTTGCTCGGGATCGGGCAGACGGCGTCGCTCAACTTTGCCCTCGGTTTCCTGGTGCTCTATGGCCTCGGATGGGGCTTCTTCGACTGCAACAACATGCCCATTCTGAGCCAGGTCGTGCGTCCCGAACTCCGGGCCACCGGCTATGGCATCATGAATCTCGTGTCGATCAGCTGCGGCGGCATTGCCGACTGGCAGTTTGGCAAGCTGCGGGACCAGGGTTACTCCCTGGGGCTGATCTTCGGGGTATTCGCCGCCGTCGCATTGATCTCCGTGGTCCTTGTGCTGATGATCCGGCCTCGCACCGACCTCGATCGGACGCAACCGGTATAA
- a CDS encoding dihydrodipicolinate synthase family protein: MSANRPFHGIIPPLVTPLIDRDTLDIAGLESLVEHVVGGGVHGLFILGTTGEAPSLSYQLRWDLIDRVTKLVRGRVPVLVGITDTSFVESVNVAVHAAECGASAVVLATPYYFPAGQTELTGYIENIVEKLPLPLVLYNMPSLTKVWFEIETLRKLAALNQIIGIKDSSGDLAYFEQLMTLRNERPDWSIMMGPEALLPESMALGGDGGVTGGANAFPRLFVDCYDACVAGDAAKREKCTKTINDFQNVYDIGKYASRHIKATKCALSLMGICDDFMAEPFHRFLAPERARVREILESLDNSVEIKRP; the protein is encoded by the coding sequence ATGTCTGCCAATCGGCCGTTTCACGGCATCATCCCTCCTCTCGTTACGCCGCTGATCGATCGCGACACTCTCGATATCGCCGGCCTCGAGTCGCTCGTCGAACACGTGGTCGGCGGCGGCGTGCACGGCCTGTTCATCCTCGGAACAACCGGCGAGGCCCCCAGCCTGAGCTATCAGCTTCGCTGGGACCTGATCGACCGCGTGACCAAGCTCGTGCGCGGGCGGGTCCCGGTGCTCGTCGGAATTACCGACACCTCGTTTGTCGAATCCGTCAACGTGGCCGTGCATGCGGCCGAGTGCGGCGCCAGCGCCGTCGTCCTGGCGACGCCGTATTACTTCCCGGCCGGGCAGACGGAACTGACCGGCTACATCGAGAACATCGTCGAGAAGCTCCCGCTTCCGCTCGTGCTCTACAACATGCCCTCGCTGACGAAGGTGTGGTTCGAGATCGAGACCCTCCGGAAACTGGCCGCCCTCAACCAGATCATCGGCATCAAGGATTCCAGCGGCGACCTGGCCTATTTCGAACAGTTGATGACGCTCCGGAACGAACGGCCAGACTGGTCGATCATGATGGGCCCCGAGGCGCTGCTGCCCGAATCGATGGCCCTCGGCGGAGACGGCGGAGTGACGGGTGGAGCGAATGCGTTCCCGCGGCTGTTCGTCGACTGTTACGACGCCTGCGTCGCGGGCGATGCGGCCAAGCGCGAGAAGTGCACGAAGACGATCAACGACTTTCAGAATGTCTATGACATCGGGAAGTACGCGTCGCGGCATATCAAGGCGACGAAGTGCGCGCTGTCGCTGATGGGGATCTGCGACGACTTCATGGCGGAGCCGTTCCACCGCTTTCTCGCGCCGGAGCGGGCCCGCGTTCGCGAAATCCTCGAATCGCTCGACAACTCCGTGGAGATCAAACGGCCATGA
- a CDS encoding FG-GAP repeat domain-containing protein — protein sequence MLESAASAQSLEQLKYNQPGLAVDLGVGLWAWPVPCDADGDGDFDLIVSCPDKPSNGVYLFENSSGDTKTNKLPVFRPARRLSSTLHYVMPSYVDGGLRVMTPGIEYRNFMTVGLAEPTKLPIAAKFYKPEGKQPKGPKMRHNQWRYVDYDGDGALDLVTGIEDWSYYGWDDAWNSKGEWQNGPLHGFVILHRNAGTTAEPKYEQPVKLEAAGKPIDTFGCPSPNFEDFDGDGDLDLLCGEFLDGFTYFENIGTRTAPKFAAGGAVTNDNGARLAMDLEMIVPVAFDWDRDGDFDLIVGDEDGRVAFIENVTDGRGRLGGAKAASNAGGNLVASAAGAPVFKDPVYFQQVADSLKCGALATPVGCDWDGDGDIDIVSGNTAGYIEFFENLSGPKVEAPQWAAPVRLEADGRTFRVMAGPNGSIQGPAEAKWGYTTLNVADWDHDGLPDIVFNSIWGKVQWLKNVGTRTAPKLAAPKTIEVEWTGSTPKPAWMWWTPEGKELVTQWRTTPVVHDFTGDGLVDLAMLDVEGTLVLFERAKQDGKTVLLPPRRAFVDEKGEPLKLNSKTAGGSGRRKLCVTDWDGDGKFDFLLNSSNADFLQQTGFKDGVWTFRNAGTLAKKNIEGHDVSPAVVDFDGNGIPDFLGGAEDGRFYVMKNPRTAGEAGK from the coding sequence ATGCTGGAGAGTGCGGCATCCGCTCAGTCGCTCGAGCAGCTGAAATACAATCAGCCCGGCCTCGCGGTGGACCTCGGCGTCGGCCTCTGGGCCTGGCCGGTTCCGTGCGATGCCGACGGCGATGGCGACTTCGATCTCATTGTGTCGTGTCCCGACAAGCCGTCGAACGGCGTCTACCTATTTGAAAACAGCAGCGGCGACACGAAGACGAACAAGCTTCCGGTGTTCAGGCCGGCCCGCCGGCTGAGCTCGACGCTGCACTACGTGATGCCCAGCTACGTCGATGGCGGCCTGCGGGTGATGACACCCGGAATCGAGTACAGGAACTTCATGACCGTCGGACTCGCCGAGCCGACGAAGCTGCCGATCGCGGCCAAGTTCTACAAGCCCGAGGGGAAGCAGCCCAAAGGCCCGAAGATGCGTCACAACCAATGGCGTTACGTGGACTATGACGGAGATGGCGCGCTCGATCTCGTGACCGGCATCGAAGACTGGTCGTACTACGGCTGGGATGACGCCTGGAACTCCAAAGGTGAATGGCAGAACGGCCCCCTGCACGGGTTCGTCATTCTCCATCGCAACGCGGGGACGACGGCCGAGCCGAAGTACGAACAGCCCGTGAAGCTCGAGGCCGCCGGCAAACCGATCGATACCTTCGGTTGCCCCTCCCCGAATTTTGAAGACTTCGATGGCGACGGCGATCTCGATCTTCTGTGCGGCGAATTCCTCGATGGCTTCACCTACTTCGAGAACATCGGAACGCGGACTGCCCCGAAGTTCGCTGCGGGGGGGGCGGTAACGAATGACAACGGCGCGCGCCTGGCCATGGATTTGGAGATGATTGTTCCCGTGGCGTTCGACTGGGATCGCGACGGGGACTTCGACCTGATCGTCGGCGATGAAGATGGACGGGTGGCGTTCATCGAGAATGTGACGGATGGCCGCGGCCGCCTGGGAGGAGCGAAAGCGGCTTCGAATGCCGGTGGAAACCTCGTCGCGTCCGCGGCGGGCGCCCCGGTTTTCAAAGATCCGGTTTACTTCCAGCAGGTGGCCGATTCTCTCAAATGCGGCGCTCTCGCCACGCCGGTCGGATGCGACTGGGACGGCGATGGAGACATCGACATCGTTTCCGGCAACACGGCCGGTTACATCGAGTTCTTCGAGAACCTCAGCGGACCGAAGGTGGAAGCGCCGCAGTGGGCTGCTCCCGTGCGACTCGAAGCGGATGGCAGGACGTTCCGCGTGATGGCGGGGCCGAATGGGAGCATCCAGGGGCCTGCTGAAGCGAAATGGGGTTACACAACCCTCAATGTCGCCGACTGGGATCACGACGGCCTGCCCGACATCGTGTTCAACTCGATCTGGGGCAAAGTGCAGTGGCTGAAGAATGTCGGAACTCGGACGGCCCCAAAGCTCGCCGCCCCGAAAACGATTGAGGTCGAATGGACCGGATCCACGCCGAAGCCGGCGTGGATGTGGTGGACGCCTGAGGGCAAAGAACTTGTGACGCAGTGGCGCACGACCCCCGTCGTTCACGATTTCACCGGCGACGGCCTGGTCGACCTCGCGATGCTCGATGTCGAAGGAACGCTCGTGCTCTTCGAACGGGCGAAGCAGGACGGCAAAACGGTTCTGCTGCCGCCGCGGAGGGCATTCGTCGATGAGAAAGGCGAGCCGTTGAAGCTGAATTCGAAGACGGCCGGTGGGAGCGGCCGGCGCAAGCTGTGCGTCACCGACTGGGATGGCGACGGGAAGTTCGACTTCCTGCTCAACAGCTCCAACGCCGACTTCCTGCAGCAGACCGGATTCAAGGACGGAGTCTGGACGTTCAGGAATGCCGGAACGCTGGCGAAGAAGAACATTGAAGGTCACGACGTCAGCCCTGCCGTCGTCGACTTCGACGGCAATGGGATTCCCGATTTTCTCGGCGGCGCAGAAGACGGCCGGTTCTACGTGATGAAGAATCCGCGGACGGCAGGCGAAGCCGGCAAATAA
- a CDS encoding sialidase family protein yields MIRLLALSVILVSMPALAADPVLKSEFIYETAPFPSCHASTIVESKNGLVTSWFGGTDEGEKDVGIWVSLLKDGQWTAPVEVANGIQDGGERHPCWNPVLFQPKQGPLMLFYKVGPSPSTWWGMVRTSADGGETWSEAARLPGKILGPIKNKPIELDDGTILSGSSTEGLSPPPEWQLHMERSTDGGKTWTFIKVPTTVDGPSSIQASLLKHTDGSLQAIGRTRSKKLFTTTSKDQGLTWSPVALTELPNPSSGTDAVSLRDGRHLLVYNHVPKGRTPLNIALSKDGQQWEAALVLESEPGEYSYPAVIQTADGLVHVTYTWKRKKIRHVVLDPSKLQGKAIVKGEWPK; encoded by the coding sequence ATGATCCGCCTGCTTGCTCTCTCGGTGATCCTCGTTTCCATGCCGGCGCTGGCCGCGGACCCGGTGCTGAAATCGGAGTTCATCTACGAGACCGCCCCGTTTCCGAGTTGCCACGCGTCGACGATCGTCGAATCGAAGAACGGGCTCGTCACGTCGTGGTTCGGTGGGACCGACGAAGGCGAGAAGGACGTTGGAATCTGGGTGTCGCTTCTGAAAGACGGCCAGTGGACCGCGCCGGTCGAAGTCGCGAACGGAATTCAGGACGGCGGGGAACGTCACCCGTGCTGGAACCCGGTTCTGTTTCAGCCGAAGCAGGGGCCGCTGATGCTGTTCTACAAGGTTGGGCCGTCTCCCAGCACCTGGTGGGGCATGGTGCGGACGAGCGCGGACGGCGGAGAGACCTGGAGCGAGGCCGCACGTCTACCGGGGAAGATTCTCGGACCGATCAAGAACAAGCCGATCGAACTGGATGACGGCACGATCCTCTCGGGCAGCAGCACCGAGGGACTCAGCCCGCCGCCGGAGTGGCAGCTGCACATGGAACGCAGTACCGACGGCGGAAAGACATGGACGTTCATCAAAGTGCCGACGACGGTCGATGGCCCGTCGTCGATTCAGGCGAGCCTCCTGAAACACACGGATGGATCGCTGCAGGCGATCGGCCGCACGCGTTCGAAGAAGCTGTTCACGACCACGTCGAAGGATCAGGGTTTGACCTGGTCGCCCGTCGCTTTGACCGAGCTGCCGAATCCGAGCTCGGGAACCGACGCTGTCAGTCTTCGTGATGGTCGGCATCTGCTGGTTTACAACCACGTCCCCAAGGGGCGCACGCCGCTGAATATCGCGCTGTCGAAGGACGGCCAGCAGTGGGAGGCGGCGCTCGTGCTGGAGTCGGAGCCAGGGGAATACAGCTATCCGGCGGTGATCCAGACGGCGGACGGGCTCGTGCATGTCACCTACACCTGGAAGCGCAAAAAGATCCGCCACGTCGTTCTCGACCCCTCGAAACTGCAGGGGAAGGCGATTGTGAAGGGCGAATGGCCGAAGTGA
- a CDS encoding CPBP family glutamic-type intramembrane protease has protein sequence MSSLPAENSAFAAPSGLIDIGAGDYWDEARRPLASLLFLAPLLVGYEAAVISLSGTAGLRNGADAWMRGWLVGLGLQFPWVLPAIVSLTLLVWHWLKRDAAAFQVSTFLGMLGESLLFALVLILSGQALHSLMGEPIPTATIAQWRISPMQMRVISSVGAGLYEEFLFRLLLVPCLLAIALPVVRKATPAAVIAVAVSSIIFSAAHYLPADASAVSLVAYGEALESVWHQPTLWYGFLFRGLAGAAFGTLFVLRGFGVTVGSHAFYDVLVGFMASLTA, from the coding sequence ATGTCGTCCCTACCGGCGGAAAATTCGGCATTCGCTGCGCCGTCGGGCCTGATCGACATCGGCGCTGGCGACTACTGGGATGAAGCCCGCAGGCCGCTGGCTTCCCTGCTGTTCCTCGCGCCGCTGCTGGTCGGCTACGAAGCGGCGGTGATCAGCCTGTCTGGAACCGCAGGGCTGCGGAATGGCGCGGACGCGTGGATGCGGGGCTGGCTGGTCGGGCTGGGACTGCAGTTCCCGTGGGTCCTCCCGGCGATTGTCAGCCTGACGCTCCTTGTCTGGCATTGGCTGAAACGGGACGCGGCCGCGTTCCAGGTGTCGACGTTTCTGGGCATGCTGGGTGAAAGCCTGCTGTTCGCGCTGGTGCTGATTCTGTCGGGACAGGCGCTCCACTCGCTGATGGGGGAGCCGATTCCGACGGCGACGATCGCGCAGTGGCGCATCTCCCCGATGCAGATGCGGGTGATTTCGTCGGTCGGAGCCGGGCTGTACGAGGAGTTCCTGTTCCGCCTGCTGCTGGTTCCCTGCCTGCTGGCCATCGCGCTGCCGGTCGTGCGGAAGGCGACCCCGGCGGCGGTCATCGCGGTTGCCGTTTCGAGCATCATTTTCTCGGCCGCACACTACCTGCCTGCTGACGCCAGTGCCGTGTCACTGGTGGCATACGGTGAGGCGCTCGAGTCGGTCTGGCATCAGCCGACCCTGTGGTATGGCTTTCTCTTCCGCGGATTGGCCGGGGCCGCCTTCGGGACTCTGTTCGTCCTCCGCGGGTTCGGCGTGACTGTCGGCAGCCACGCCTTCTATGACGTGCTGGTTGGATTCATGGCGTCGCTGACGGCCTGA
- a CDS encoding four-helix bundle copper-binding protein: MQRRHFMAAAGAGIAGAVTNAAIAQSAPEKKPEDDEHSESPMDECADECYDCAQECDSCAAHCADMLAKGMKDHLNTLRSCIDCADICRSAGAAASRHGVYSAAICKACAEVCEACAAACEKHKDDARMAKCAKACRECAKECKAMVAHAAHA; this comes from the coding sequence ATGCAGCGACGACATTTCATGGCCGCGGCGGGAGCGGGGATTGCCGGCGCCGTCACCAACGCCGCCATCGCGCAATCGGCCCCTGAAAAGAAGCCGGAGGACGACGAGCATTCCGAGTCGCCCATGGATGAGTGCGCCGACGAATGTTACGACTGCGCGCAGGAATGCGATTCCTGCGCGGCACATTGCGCGGACATGCTTGCAAAGGGTATGAAGGATCACCTGAATACCCTGCGATCCTGCATCGACTGCGCCGATATCTGCCGCTCGGCCGGGGCCGCGGCGAGTCGGCACGGCGTTTATTCGGCCGCCATCTGCAAGGCGTGCGCGGAAGTGTGCGAGGCCTGCGCGGCGGCCTGCGAGAAGCACAAGGACGACGCGCGGATGGCGAAGTGCGCCAAGGCGTGTCGCGAATGCGCGAAGGAATGCAAGGCAATGGTGGCCCACGCAGCGCACGCGTGA